The Numida meleagris isolate 19003 breed g44 Domestic line chromosome 7, NumMel1.0, whole genome shotgun sequence genome contains a region encoding:
- the TCTEX1D4 gene encoding tctex1 domain-containing protein 4, giving the protein MLQELNKPQPREQTVHMAEQPSLELAASTQVTATDGTEAPHPRATRRGSHPTAPTRGLEEGKVPQLLSRRSSMLSTLPAPPASRRSSLGAAPGGKRPSVGPWLLHSRVSFSGLPLFQPIPETHLENTYRMWPEEGCRFNAGRVQRVLEGALAGVLGDTAYSPQGSAVLVQGLAELLRGRVKEVVPPRFKLVCHVLLTQRGQQSMLVASRALWDPESDSFASATFHNASLFAVATVHGVYFE; this is encoded by the exons ATGCTCCAGGAGCTCAACAAGCCGCAACCCAGGGAACAG ACTGTTCATATGGCCGAGCAGCCATCCCTGGAACTGGCCGCATCCACCCAGGTGACAGCTACAGATGGGACTGAAGCCCCTCATCCCCGAGCCACCCGCCGTGGATCCCACCCTACAGCCCCAACCCGGGGCCTGGAGGAAGGCAAAGTGCCACAGCTGCTCTCTCGCCGCAGCTCCATGCTCAGCACCCTGCCAGCCCCCCCAGCCAGCCGCCGCAGCTCTCTGGGGGCAGCCCCCGGGGGCAAGCGGCCCTCTGTGGGGCCCTGGCTCCTCCACAGCCGTGTGAGTTTTTCAGGGCTCCCACTTTTCCAGCCCATTCCAGAGACCCACCTGGAAAACACCTACAGGATGTGGCCAGAGGAAGGCTGCAGGTTTAATGCAGGGCGGGTGCAGCGGGTGCTGGAGGGGGCCCTGGCCGGGGTGCTGGGGGACACAGCCTACAGCCCCCAGGGCAGTGCGGTGCTGGTGCAGggcctggctgagctgctgcgGGGCCGGGTGAAGGAAGTGGTGCCACCCCGCTTCAAGCTGGTGTGCCACGTGCTGCTGACTcagcgtggccagcagagcaTGCTGGTGGCCAGCCGGGCACTCTGGGACCCTGAAAGTGATAGCTTTGCCTCTGCTACTTTCCACAATGCCTCACTCTTCGCTGTGGCCACAGTGCATGGGGTTTACTTTGAGTAG